TTATGATTGTCCTTAAATTGGTCTCATATTTGTCCTCCAGGTGAGCCTTTTTTCTTGGGTGTCATTTTGTAACACACAGTGAAGGTGAAAAATATGAACGCACGACAGCATCAGTGGCTACTTGGCAGGAACAACGATGCTAACGCAGCTCCGGTGTGCACCTGAACGCATCGCCGCAATCATACGGCTCAacttgtgattttgttttttgttttttctccctcaTTAGTGCAAAAAATGTGCTGATCTTCCGTGAATTAACTCTTTGTCGGCCCCAAATAATGCCAATGTGCAGCAAATTGCAATCTAAATCAAATCTAAAtctaaattagggctgtcagtcAATGGcagtttttaaagggatactcgactcattgaacaattttcagcagtgaaaagttcatattttgtccgaTTTTGTCGTGAGATTTCCGAGCAGCCGTGAACGCGGCACTCGAGTacgtttgttttgaatttgtctgACCTGAAGCTTCGGGACGGACGGAAGCGACGGCAGGCCGGCGATGTTTCAGGTGGACGCCGGAAGCGCGTCGGGAGACTCGGCAGCTGCGGAAGACGCAGGAAAGTCCAAAAATCTGGCTGGGAGGCGGAGTCTATCCAGCAAGTAGTCACATCATCACCGTTGTCGTCTAACAGCTTCGATTTCGTCCAAtcggaaggagggaaggaagcGAGTGTTGGAATTGTGAAATCAAAGCAATCTGAtggaaagtaaacaaaaacaaaaacaaggcggGCCTTCCGTTGACAAACCCGTCAGTTTTCCTCGATTAAgttcaagtccagttctgtacAATCCCTCTCGAAGACGGcctgctgctgcagctgctgctgcGCCGATTCGCGCTCGTCcgcgtcctcgtcctcgtcgccgtcgtcgtcgtcgtcgtcgtcgtcgtcgtcctcgcgGCACTCCTCGTCGCTCTCGCTCAGCGGGCCGATGCTGGACCTGCCCAGACACTCGGCCGGCGAGCACGAGCCGCGGAAGTCGCCCATGAACGACTCCATGCCGATGAAgaggtcgccgccgccgccgccgccgccgcaggcCAGCCTGCCGCCGCGCTCCAAATACTGCGGGTCCATGCTGCGGGTctgaaaggaacacatctgttaaaaaaagtccggttgatttccatttgtgcagttctagcatcctcgagtggctagtttattagtgcaattgaattttcattagggatgttttggcccttctttgtttcaaatctgctaattgtcagatgaaggggaaccgaatttgcttgtgaagcaataaatgtgcgcttgcattagcaaataagtgcctcaatatcgcCAAGCACCTCACAATATCgggataattatcatatcgtaaccttcatattgtgatatcgtatcgtgatgtttggatattgttacatccctaatatatatcacctgttttctgaggttggtcagcaaactgagccatgattggctctTCCCTActccctcagcacaggtgacatcatcattagttgacagcaagttgaaaaatgactttttaaaggtatgaatttttcatgaaaaataatgaagttaccacattcattCAAGACaagatatgaactttttacagcTGAAAAAGGCTCAATGAGTCATGTCAGGACTGGGACCGTACCTGAGTCATCTTGGCGAAGTCGAGGACGGGGCGGGCGCAGGGTCGGTCGGGGTCGCGGCGCCGCTTCAGGCCGGGCTTGAGCAGCAGCAGGTCGCACGGCTGCGAGTGGCACCTGGGCAGCTGCGGAGGCAAGCTGCGGCGCAGGGACGACGGCGTGCTGCACGCCGAGGAGGGCGAGGCGGGCACCGgggcccccgccgccgccccgccGCAGCCCGGCGGAGGCGCCGCCGCTTGGCTGGGGGCGGGCGGCGGAGGCAGgaaggccgccgccgccgccgccgccgagtcTCTGATGAGCACGGGCGAGAGGGAAAAACGGCGCtgggggggcggcggcgggtggAGCGGCGAGGGCGACGAGGAGCACGAGGACGGCGAGGGGAAGAAACAGCAGcaggctccgccccccgccgccgCCTCGCTGGGGTCCCAGGGGAAGTTCCAGGGCAACGGCGAGTCGGGGGAAAGCGCCAGGCTGAAGAAGGTGGGGCTGGACGACGAGTGCAGGGACGAGTTCAGGGAGGAGCTGGGGGCCCGCAGCGGGCAGGCCCCGCCccccgccgccgctgccgccgcgcCCCCGCCCGCCCCTCCGTGGCACTGCTGGCGACTGACGGGGGTCCAGACCCGCGAGGCGCTGGGCCGCCACGTGTAGCGGCAGTGCGACAGGTCCTCCGGGACCGACAGAGAGCGGCAGTGGCGtttgggcggcggcggcggagggggCGGAGGGGCGGGGCCCGGGGGGGCCGACGCCCCCGGCAGGGAGAGCTCGGACGCCGAGGTGCTGGGCGCCAGAGGCCGCTGCTGCTGCGGCTGAGAGGGGGGGCCGTCCAGGGGGCCGGCGCCATCGCCGAGGTGGACATCGGGCGGCACCAGCGGCACGGGGCCGGGAGGGAAACTCGAGCTCAGCAACCCCCCCTGCAGGCTGGACTTGGAGGGAGGGCAGAGCTGCCAGTAGCTGCTCTCTGAAGaaacgcacacaaaaacatttacacgccACGATTATTTAgattccacaaaaaaagaaaaacaataactaTACTGGACCACAAGAGAAAAGTAGCAATCTTGCAAgatttttttggtcaaatatacttgcaaaaatagtcaacatgt
The Festucalex cinctus isolate MCC-2025b chromosome 18, RoL_Fcin_1.0, whole genome shotgun sequence genome window above contains:
- the fam53c gene encoding protein FAM53C, which produces MPESSYWQLCPPSKSSLQGGLLSSSFPPGPVPLVPPDVHLGDGAGPLDGPPSQPQQQRPLAPSTSASELSLPGASAPPGPAPPPPPPPPPKRHCRSLSVPEDLSHCRYTWRPSASRVWTPVSRQQCHGGAGGGAAAAAAGGGACPLRAPSSSLNSSLHSSSSPTFFSLALSPDSPLPWNFPWDPSEAAAGGGACCCFFPSPSSCSSSPSPLHPPPPPQRRFSLSPVLIRDSAAAAAAAFLPPPPAPSQAAAPPPGCGGAAAGAPVPASPSSACSTPSSLRRSLPPQLPRCHSQPCDLLLLKPGLKRRRDPDRPCARPVLDFAKMTQTRSMDPQYLERGGRLACGGGGGGGDLFIGMESFMGDFRGSCSPAECLGRSSIGPLSESDEECREDDDDDDDDDDGDEDEDADERESAQQQLQQQAVFERDCTELDLNLIEEN